Part of the Oscillibacter hominis genome is shown below.
CCTGGTTCGGATCGCGGCCGGCGTCATCACCCCGGCTGCACTTCCCTGGGTCGCCGTGGGCATGGCGGGCACCGCGGCGGGCATGCTCGCCGCAAAACCTCTTCAGGGCAGGCTGAATTGGGACGGACTCCGCCGGTGGACCTATGTGATGATCGGAGTGGTCGGCGTAAACAACATTGCTTCTTTTTGCTATATTTTATGGCTGGACCGGTATTCCCTGGCGTACCGGCCAGGCGAAATTCCGACCACGTTGGTAAAGGTCTTGATGAAGTGGGCGTTGCTCCCGAACCCGGACTGCTCGCCGGCCTCCTGTACGGATACGCCGCTGCGCAGCAGCGACCGGGCCTGCGCCAGCCGGTTCCGGATGATGTACTCCGTGGCGCTGAAGCCGGTGACCTTTTTGAAGAGATGGCAGAAATAGTGCTTGTTCAAATAGAACTCACTGGCAAGCGTATCCAGCGGCAGCGGCTCGTCCAGGTGCTCCTGAATGTAGTCCAGGACCGGCCGGATCCGCTTATAGTCCGGAGAGGTGACGGGCTGCCCCTCTTCAAAGGGCTCCCCTAAGAGATTTCCGATGTAATAGAGGATTTCCAGCAGGGCGATGTTGCGCTGAAACGTGTTTCCATTTTCAGCTCCACTCAGCGTAAACAGCCGGTCAAAGAGATAGTTGAGCTGGATGTAGTCCTGGGGGGAGAGCAGCGTGCAGAGGTAGGCCCTGTTCAACAGGGAGGCCACCGGGTCCGTGCCGTCGCTCAGGTTCCGGAGGATGGTCTCGGGGAACTGGAGCACATACCGCTTGAATTCATCCACCTCGGATTTGGTGCGGTGCAGGCACCCGGCCTGAATCAGACAGAGGGTGCCGTTTTCCAGTGGGAGCAGTTCATTGTCAATAAAGACCGAGCCTGCCGTGGTCAGCGAAAAGAGGATCTCGTAGTTGTCGTGAAAGTGAAACTGGGGCTGCTGCCAGCTCTTGTCCGTCAGCAGCCGCAGACTGTAATCAAACCGCATGGCTGAATGCACCCCCATTGCCGTCTGCGCCGACACCTTGGATTGGTTCGGGAAGGACCCTGATCACTTACGCTAACAGGACGTCTGATTTTCTCTCTCAAGAGTAGCACGGAGAGCCTTATTTGTCCATTATTTTCATTTGAAATATAGAATCTGATCTAATAAGATACCAAGATATCACAATTTTCCCCC
Proteins encoded:
- a CDS encoding helix-turn-helix domain-containing protein, whose amino-acid sequence is MRFDYSLRLLTDKSWQQPQFHFHDNYEILFSLTTAGSVFIDNELLPLENGTLCLIQAGCLHRTKSEVDEFKRYVLQFPETILRNLSDGTDPVASLLNRAYLCTLLSPQDYIQLNYLFDRLFTLSGAENGNTFQRNIALLEILYYIGNLLGEPFEEGQPVTSPDYKRIRPVLDYIQEHLDEPLPLDTLASEFYLNKHYFCHLFKKVTGFSATEYIIRNRLAQARSLLRSGVSVQEAGEQSGFGSNAHFIKTFTNVVGISPGRYAREYRSSHKI